The following coding sequences are from one Nicotiana tomentosiformis chromosome 3, ASM39032v3, whole genome shotgun sequence window:
- the LOC104091138 gene encoding trichome differentiation protein GL1-like isoform X1, with amino-acid sequence MPRLPPQQQQKSTNMEEIKKGAWSPEEDQKLKTYIMRYGIWNWSHMPKFAGLSRTGKSCRLRWVNYLSPDVKRGPFIMEEVEIVVKTYQELGNRWSAIAARLPGRTDNEVKNFFHTHLKKHLGVLKSTTRARSNKRALKKTKGNADKQSPDVSSSDSSSIVTCEENKVNENQTMGVSMNLSQTYQDWFNIVDQPNIEMEISPVILESNPDDGGTYDSNCQQLHDQFEHSDEYVSEYYSSFNSIDQFDMSSFWFDELWDVETSDFLRDVITN; translated from the exons ATGCCAAGATTACCACCACAGCAGCAGCAGAAAAGCACAAACATGGAGGAGATAAAGAAGGGAGCATGGTCTCCAGAGGAAGACCAAAAATTGAAAACTTATATCATGAGATATGGCATTTGGAATTGGAGCCACATGCCCAAATTTGCAG GGCTTTCAAGAACGGGGAAAAGTTGTAGACTCCGATGGGTGAACTATCTTAGCCCTGATGTTAAAAGAGGTCCCTTTATCATGGAAGAAGTCGAAATAGTCGTCAAAACCTATCAGGAACTTGGAAATAG ATGGTCAGCCATTGCTGCAAGATTGCCAGGAAGAACAGACAACGAAGTTAAAAACTTCTTCCATACACACTTAAAGAAGCATTTGGGAGTGTTGAAGAGTACTACTAGGGCAAGAAGCAATAAAAGGGCACTGAAGAAAACCAAAGGAAATGCCGACAAACAATCACCTGATGTTTCTTCATCAGACAGCAGCAGTATTGTTACATGTGAAGAAAATAAAGTGAATGAAAACCAGACGATGGGCGTTTCTATGAATTTATCTCAAACATACCAAGATTGGTTCAACATTGTCGATCAACCAAATATTGAGATGGAAATTAGCCCGGTTATATTGGAGAGCAACCCAGACGATGGTGGTACTTATGATTCCAACTGCCAACAACTTCATGATCAGTTTGAGCACTCTGATGAGTACGTTTCCGAATATTACTCCAGCTTTAACTCAATTGACCAGTTCGATATGAGTTCATTCTGGTTTGATGAACTTTGGGATGTCGAAACATCTGATTTTTTGAGAGATGTTATAACTAATTAG